One genomic region from Arthrobacter pigmenti encodes:
- the nusA gene encoding transcription termination factor NusA: MDIDMSALRLLEREREIPLDLLIPTIEQALLVAYHKTTGAHEIARAELDRKSGHVTIWATEIDDDGVAVGEYDDTPSGFGRIAASTARQIILQRLRDAEDDNILGEFRGKEGELVAGLIQQGNNPHMIQVNLGSVEALLPPPEQVPGEKYLHGTRLRAFVVDVHRGMKGPSITLSRSHPGLVRKLFELEVPEIADKTVEIVALAREAGHRTKIAVKAHVSGVNAKGACIGEMGSRVRAVMNELNDEKIDIVDYSDDPAAFIASSLSPSRVTSVTITDENTRSARVVVPDYQLSLAIGKEGQNARLAAKLTGWRIDIVSDAAQS, from the coding sequence ATGGACATAGATATGAGTGCTCTGCGGCTATTGGAGCGGGAGCGCGAGATTCCGCTCGACCTGCTCATTCCGACCATCGAGCAGGCGCTGCTGGTTGCCTACCACAAGACCACCGGAGCCCATGAAATCGCCAGGGCTGAGCTGGACCGCAAGAGCGGGCATGTGACCATCTGGGCAACCGAAATCGACGACGACGGCGTGGCCGTCGGGGAGTACGACGACACGCCTTCCGGCTTCGGCCGGATCGCGGCGAGCACGGCCCGGCAGATCATCCTTCAGCGTCTGCGGGATGCCGAGGATGACAACATCCTCGGTGAGTTCCGCGGGAAGGAAGGCGAGCTTGTTGCCGGACTGATCCAGCAAGGCAACAACCCGCACATGATCCAGGTCAACCTCGGCTCCGTGGAGGCCCTGCTGCCGCCACCGGAACAGGTTCCCGGGGAGAAGTACCTGCACGGCACCCGCCTCCGGGCGTTCGTGGTGGACGTACACCGCGGCATGAAGGGGCCATCCATCACGCTTTCGCGCTCCCATCCGGGGCTGGTCCGCAAACTCTTCGAGTTGGAGGTGCCTGAGATCGCTGACAAGACAGTGGAGATTGTTGCCCTTGCTCGTGAAGCAGGACACCGAACCAAGATCGCTGTCAAGGCGCATGTTTCCGGTGTCAACGCGAAGGGCGCCTGCATCGGCGAGATGGGTTCGCGTGTGCGCGCAGTGATGAACGAGTTGAATGACGAGAAGATCGACATCGTGGACTACAGCGATGATCCGGCTGCCTTCATTGCGAGTTCACTTTCGCCGTCGCGGGTCACATCAGTGACAATCACAGACGAGAACACGCGCAGCGCCCGCGTGGTGGTGCCGGACTATCAGCTGTCGCTCGCAATCGGCAAGGAAGGCCAGAACGCCCGCCTGGCCGCTAAACTTACGGGCTGGCGGATCGATATTGTGTCCGACGCCGCGCAGTCCTGA
- the infB gene encoding translation initiation factor IF-2: MAKVRVHELAKELGITSKDAVAKLQELGEFVRSASSTIEAPVVKKLRGAFRDAQEAKSTAPAKAPQPAPKAAAPKPAAAPVANDLPAESKAPAAPAEQAPAAPAFKTPEAPKAESGSGQPEGGTSETKPAPKPAAARPAPARPGADRTGAPRPGNNPFATSQGMPRGGRGDGDRSGGPRPGNNPFATSQGMPRPGGRRDDERGGQRPAAGAGGPRPAAGAGGPRPGAPRPGAPRPGAPRPGGARPTPGMMPNRTERPAAPGRGGAPGGAPRRGPGGGPGGGGGAPVGGGFGKGGRGRGGTAGAFGKGGAGRGKQRKSKRAKRQELEQMSAPSLGGVSVPRGDGSTVIRLRRGSSITEFAEKIDANPAALVTVLFHLGEMATATQSLDEGTFEVLGAELGYKIQVVSPEDEERELLENFDIDLDAELDAEGDAQLEARPPVVTVMGHVDHGKTRLLDAIRKSNVVAGEHGGITQHIGAYQIDHEHEGDNRPITFIDTPGHEAFTAMRARGAKVTDIAVLVVAADDGVMPQTVEALNHAQAANVPIVVAVNKIDKEGANPDKVKGQLTEYGLVPEEYGGETMFVHVSALKGDGIDELLEAVLLTADAALDMRANPNKDARGIAIEANLDKGRGAVATVLVQSGTLNVGDTIVAGVAHGRVRAMFNEDGDNVSEAGPSRPVQVLGLSTVPRAGDTFLVTPDERTGRQIAEKREAADRNAALAKRRKRVSLEDFDQAVAEGKVDTLNLILKGDVSGAVEALEDSLLKIDVGEGVALRVIHRGVGAITQNDVNLATVDNAIIIGFNVRPAERVAELADREGVDLRFYTVIYAAIDDIELALKGMLKPEFEEAQLGTAEIREVFRSSKFGNIAGSIVRSGVIRRNSKARLIRDGVVVGDNLTVESLRRFKDDATEVRTDFECGIGLGSFNDVKEGDIVETYEMREKPRV, encoded by the coding sequence GTGGCCAAGGTCCGCGTACACGAGCTTGCAAAAGAGCTCGGCATTACCTCAAAGGATGCAGTAGCCAAGCTGCAGGAACTGGGCGAATTCGTCCGGTCAGCATCCTCAACTATCGAAGCGCCCGTCGTGAAGAAACTTCGCGGCGCATTCCGCGATGCCCAGGAAGCCAAATCGACGGCTCCCGCCAAGGCACCGCAGCCAGCCCCCAAGGCTGCTGCGCCGAAGCCCGCTGCGGCTCCGGTTGCCAATGACCTACCTGCCGAATCAAAGGCTCCCGCCGCTCCCGCCGAGCAGGCGCCGGCAGCCCCGGCATTCAAGACTCCAGAAGCCCCGAAGGCAGAGTCGGGATCAGGGCAGCCAGAGGGCGGCACCTCCGAAACCAAGCCCGCTCCCAAGCCTGCCGCAGCGCGTCCGGCGCCGGCCCGTCCGGGAGCGGACCGCACCGGTGCCCCGCGTCCTGGCAATAACCCTTTTGCCACCTCGCAGGGAATGCCCCGCGGCGGACGTGGCGACGGCGATCGCTCCGGCGGTCCCCGTCCCGGCAATAATCCGTTTGCCACCTCGCAGGGAATGCCCCGTCCCGGCGGTCGTCGCGATGACGAGCGCGGAGGCCAGCGCCCCGCGGCCGGTGCGGGCGGACCCCGTCCCGCGGCAGGTGCTGGCGGCCCTCGTCCCGGAGCACCCCGACCGGGTGCCCCGCGTCCGGGCGCTCCGCGTCCCGGTGGTGCACGTCCAACGCCGGGCATGATGCCGAACCGGACTGAACGTCCTGCGGCGCCCGGCCGCGGTGGCGCTCCCGGTGGCGCTCCTCGTCGTGGTCCCGGTGGCGGACCGGGCGGCGGTGGAGGCGCCCCTGTCGGCGGTGGCTTCGGCAAGGGCGGCCGCGGTCGCGGCGGAACAGCCGGAGCTTTCGGCAAGGGAGGCGCAGGCCGCGGCAAGCAGCGCAAGTCGAAGCGGGCGAAGCGGCAAGAGCTCGAGCAGATGTCGGCCCCATCGCTGGGCGGCGTCAGCGTACCTCGCGGCGACGGCAGCACCGTTATCCGCCTGCGTCGCGGCTCCTCGATTACCGAATTTGCCGAGAAGATTGATGCAAACCCGGCGGCACTGGTCACGGTGCTGTTCCACCTCGGTGAGATGGCTACGGCCACGCAGTCGCTGGACGAAGGCACTTTCGAGGTCCTCGGCGCGGAACTGGGTTACAAGATTCAGGTTGTATCGCCGGAGGACGAGGAGCGCGAGCTGCTCGAGAATTTCGACATCGACCTGGACGCTGAACTCGACGCCGAAGGTGATGCACAGCTCGAGGCGCGCCCGCCGGTAGTTACTGTCATGGGCCACGTCGATCACGGTAAGACCCGGCTGCTGGATGCAATCCGCAAGTCGAACGTCGTTGCCGGCGAACACGGCGGAATCACCCAGCACATCGGTGCGTACCAGATCGACCATGAGCATGAGGGCGACAATCGTCCGATCACGTTCATCGATACCCCGGGCCACGAGGCGTTCACCGCCATGCGTGCCCGTGGTGCGAAGGTTACCGACATCGCCGTACTGGTGGTCGCCGCAGATGACGGCGTCATGCCACAGACTGTTGAGGCCCTGAACCATGCGCAGGCAGCAAATGTGCCGATCGTGGTTGCGGTCAACAAGATCGACAAGGAAGGCGCCAACCCCGACAAGGTGAAGGGCCAGCTCACCGAGTACGGCCTGGTACCCGAAGAGTACGGCGGCGAGACAATGTTCGTGCATGTCTCAGCGCTCAAGGGTGACGGGATTGACGAGTTGCTCGAGGCAGTACTGCTTACTGCGGATGCTGCGCTCGATATGCGCGCCAACCCGAACAAGGACGCACGCGGCATTGCGATCGAAGCGAACCTGGACAAGGGCCGCGGTGCGGTTGCCACCGTGCTGGTCCAGTCCGGAACGCTGAACGTTGGCGACACGATCGTTGCGGGTGTCGCTCACGGCCGCGTCCGCGCGATGTTCAACGAGGACGGCGACAACGTCAGCGAGGCAGGCCCGTCACGTCCGGTGCAGGTGCTGGGTCTCTCGACGGTCCCGCGAGCGGGCGACACGTTCCTCGTCACCCCCGATGAGCGCACAGGCCGCCAGATCGCTGAAAAGCGTGAGGCTGCGGACCGTAATGCCGCGCTGGCCAAGCGCCGCAAGCGCGTCAGCCTCGAGGACTTCGACCAGGCCGTTGCGGAGGGCAAGGTCGACACCCTCAACCTCATCCTCAAGGGCGATGTTTCGGGTGCTGTCGAAGCACTCGAGGACTCGCTGCTCAAGATCGATGTGGGCGAAGGAGTCGCCCTGCGCGTCATCCACCGCGGTGTCGGTGCCATCACGCAGAACGACGTCAACCTCGCAACGGTCGACAACGCGATCATCATCGGGTTCAACGTCCGGCCGGCCGAGCGGGTGGCTGAACTCGCCGACCGCGAGGGCGTGGACCTGCGCTTCTACACCGTCATCTACGCTGCAATCGATGACATTGAGCTTGCACTCAAGGGCATGCTCAAGCCCGAGTTCGAGGAAGCGCAGCTCGGTACTGCGGAGATCCGGGAAGTCTTCCGGTCCTCCAAGTTCGGCAACATTGCGGGCTCGATCGTCCGTTCCGGCGTGATCCGCAGGAACTCCAAGGCACGTCTGATCCGCGACGGCGTTGTGGTTGGCGACAACCTCACCGTTGAGTCGCTGCGACGCTTCAAGGACGACGCCACCGAAGTCCGGACGGACTTCGAGTGTGGTATCGGCCTCGGGTCCTTCAACGATGTCAAGGAAGGCGACATCGTGGAGACCTACGAGATGCGCGAAAAGCCGCGGGTCTAG
- a CDS encoding aminoglycoside phosphotransferase family protein → MGALDIELPRSLVRNALNLPSGRAWLDGWPALAARYLDEWELVLDLEPGTEPWTGHGAIVLPVVCADGRPAVLKITVPHAEALPEPDALALWDGRGAVELLDSSREDYVLLLERLDGDSSLANLALEDTAEVWGSIMRRLSIAPSPLQSVDQRWRDIPSVADLAEQWTDTLPAEWEALGRPFDRWLLEYALEVCQVHGAVGRRSSCDVLVHSDLHYFNILPVLEHPRQFLAIDPKPVLGDAEFAVAPMLWNRVHDLQATDPAAHLRDRCTDLALAAGLDPMLGRDWSVVREVDNALGYLRDGLYDDADCSLWVASNLLRKPLSNLPPAHRLANP, encoded by the coding sequence GTGGGTGCACTGGACATCGAGCTACCGCGGTCGCTTGTGCGGAACGCGCTGAACCTGCCGAGCGGCAGGGCGTGGCTTGATGGCTGGCCCGCACTCGCTGCCCGCTACCTGGATGAGTGGGAACTCGTACTCGATCTCGAGCCGGGCACAGAACCCTGGACCGGCCACGGCGCCATTGTGCTTCCAGTCGTGTGCGCCGATGGGCGTCCCGCGGTTCTGAAAATCACGGTCCCGCACGCGGAGGCCCTTCCTGAACCGGACGCGCTGGCACTGTGGGACGGCCGGGGCGCCGTCGAACTCCTGGACAGTTCCCGCGAAGACTACGTCCTGCTCCTGGAACGCCTCGACGGTGATTCATCCCTCGCGAACCTGGCGCTCGAGGACACCGCAGAGGTCTGGGGATCAATCATGCGCAGGCTGTCCATTGCACCGTCCCCGCTGCAATCCGTCGACCAGCGGTGGCGGGACATCCCATCGGTGGCGGACCTGGCCGAACAGTGGACGGACACCCTGCCGGCTGAGTGGGAGGCCCTCGGCCGTCCCTTCGACCGCTGGCTGCTCGAATACGCGCTGGAGGTATGCCAGGTACACGGCGCTGTTGGACGGCGAAGCAGCTGCGATGTCCTTGTTCACTCCGACCTGCACTACTTCAACATCCTCCCCGTGCTCGAGCATCCCCGGCAGTTCCTCGCCATCGACCCAAAGCCGGTGCTGGGCGACGCCGAATTCGCGGTGGCGCCGATGCTGTGGAACCGTGTTCACGATCTTCAGGCAACCGATCCCGCCGCACACCTGAGGGACCGTTGCACCGACCTCGCACTGGCCGCTGGACTTGACCCCATGCTTGGCCGGGACTGGTCCGTGGTGCGGGAGGTGGACAACGCGCTGGGTTATCTGCGCGACGGTTTGTATGACGACGCCGATTGCTCCCTCTGGGTCGCCAGCAACCTGCTGCGCAAACCGCTGTCAAACCTGCCTCCGGCGCACCGTCTGGCCAACCCCTGA
- a CDS encoding sulfite exporter TauE/SafE family protein: MVSGLEEIQLATIVLVIVAGFAAGWVDAVVGGGGLIQLPALLMVPGITPVQALATNKMGSIFGTTTSAVTYFRRARPDLKTAVPMAVIALAGSFGGAILASSLPASVFRPVILVALIAVAIFTAFRPTIGTLTKLRYTGHRHYGTAGAIGLVIGFYDGLLGPGTGSFLIIAMVTLLGYSFLGASAKAKIVNMATNLGALAFFVPNGSLLWGLGLLLGGANMAGGYLGSRMAITRGSTFIRVVFLVVVAVLIVKLGHDVWVESIR; this comes from the coding sequence TTGGTTTCAGGGCTGGAGGAGATCCAGCTCGCAACAATTGTGCTTGTCATTGTTGCCGGTTTCGCTGCGGGCTGGGTGGATGCGGTGGTCGGCGGTGGCGGACTCATCCAGCTCCCTGCGCTCCTCATGGTTCCCGGTATCACGCCGGTGCAGGCGCTTGCCACCAACAAGATGGGGTCCATCTTCGGTACGACCACGAGTGCCGTCACCTACTTTCGGCGCGCCAGGCCGGATCTGAAAACAGCAGTTCCCATGGCGGTGATTGCACTGGCCGGAAGCTTCGGCGGAGCAATCCTTGCCTCGTCACTGCCGGCCTCTGTGTTCAGGCCCGTCATCCTTGTGGCACTGATAGCCGTCGCGATCTTTACAGCGTTCCGTCCGACGATCGGCACCCTGACAAAGCTCCGGTACACCGGCCACCGACACTACGGCACAGCAGGCGCTATCGGGCTGGTAATCGGCTTCTATGACGGGCTGCTCGGACCGGGCACGGGGTCCTTTCTCATCATCGCAATGGTGACCCTGCTCGGTTACAGCTTTCTTGGGGCCAGCGCGAAAGCGAAGATCGTGAACATGGCCACCAATCTCGGGGCTCTGGCGTTCTTCGTGCCGAATGGCTCCCTGTTGTGGGGGCTTGGGCTGCTGCTCGGCGGCGCCAACATGGCGGGCGGCTATCTGGGTTCGAGAATGGCGATCACGAGGGGCAGCACCTTCATCCGGGTTGTCTTCCTGGTGGTGGTCGCGGTGCTGATCGTGAAGCTCGGCCATGACGTATGGGTGGAAAGTATCCGCTGA
- a CDS encoding ribosome maturation factor RimP gives MGKQTTPAANRRSTPPAHVNPAAEAARLREFLRPVVQKHSLLLEDVEVRIAGSHRTVNVIVDVTEEQEGGVSLEIISEVSQSLSEAMDADPQDDGRPYNLEVSSPGVSRPLTEPRHWRRNVGRLVSVELVDGDELVGRLIDARDTLVVVRPQLPVKKGMKPKVGQEQELAYDRIRKGTVQVEFTHAEAEEPGGEDV, from the coding sequence GTGGGTAAGCAAACCACACCAGCAGCAAATCGCCGGAGTACGCCTCCTGCACACGTAAATCCCGCAGCAGAGGCAGCAAGACTACGCGAGTTCCTGCGGCCGGTAGTGCAGAAGCACAGTCTCCTATTGGAGGATGTTGAAGTCCGGATAGCAGGCAGCCACCGCACCGTCAACGTGATCGTCGACGTAACGGAGGAGCAGGAGGGCGGGGTGAGCCTCGAGATCATCTCGGAAGTCTCCCAGAGCCTGTCCGAGGCCATGGACGCGGATCCGCAGGACGACGGACGTCCGTACAATCTAGAAGTTTCCTCACCCGGTGTCTCGCGGCCGCTGACCGAACCGCGCCACTGGCGGCGCAACGTCGGCAGACTGGTTTCGGTCGAGCTTGTCGACGGCGATGAGCTTGTTGGTCGCCTGATCGACGCGCGGGACACACTTGTGGTAGTTCGCCCGCAACTTCCGGTCAAGAAGGGCATGAAACCGAAGGTGGGGCAGGAGCAGGAATTGGCCTATGACAGGATCCGCAAGGGCACCGTCCAGGTCGAGTTCACCCACGCTGAAGCTGAGGAACCCGGCGGCGAAGATGTCTGA
- a CDS encoding YlxR family protein — MSLRHQPVRTCIGCRSRDDQASLVRWVVIDHGGVSVAEVDCRRRLVGRGAWLHSRPSCVELALKRKAFNRAFRGAADTRSVEQWLHTLQSAS; from the coding sequence ATGTCATTGCGCCACCAACCGGTACGAACCTGCATTGGTTGCCGTTCGCGTGATGACCAGGCCAGTCTGGTCCGGTGGGTGGTTATCGATCATGGCGGCGTCAGCGTCGCCGAGGTGGATTGCCGCCGTCGGCTAGTGGGCCGGGGTGCCTGGTTGCATTCCCGACCGTCCTGTGTGGAGTTAGCGCTCAAACGCAAAGCGTTCAACCGTGCCTTCCGGGGCGCCGCTGACACGCGTAGCGTTGAGCAGTGGCTCCACACACTCCAGTCAGCCTCCTGA
- the rbfA gene encoding 30S ribosome-binding factor RbfA codes for MADAARAARLAQRIKVIVAEALRRRVKDPRLEAVTVTDARVTNDLQHATIYYTVLGEAEEQAAVHKALESARGVLRSEVGRNITARLTPTLEFVPDEIPVNASHLEELLRTAKERDAEVAELARKAAFAGEADPYRKPGDDDESDDPR; via the coding sequence ATGGCAGACGCTGCACGCGCGGCGCGGTTGGCCCAGCGCATCAAGGTGATTGTTGCCGAGGCGCTTCGTCGGCGGGTGAAAGACCCGCGGCTTGAGGCCGTGACCGTCACGGATGCACGGGTGACCAACGACCTGCAGCACGCCACGATCTACTACACGGTCCTCGGCGAAGCCGAGGAGCAGGCGGCGGTTCATAAGGCGCTCGAATCGGCGAGGGGTGTCCTGCGGTCGGAGGTCGGCCGGAACATCACTGCAAGGCTCACGCCCACCCTTGAATTCGTGCCGGACGAGATCCCCGTGAACGCGAGCCACCTCGAGGAACTGCTGCGTACAGCCAAGGAACGCGATGCGGAAGTAGCCGAATTGGCGCGAAAAGCCGCCTTCGCTGGCGAAGCCGATCCGTATCGCAAGCCCGGCGACGACGACGAAAGTGACGATCCCCGCTAG
- a CDS encoding proline--tRNA ligase, whose translation MVLRLSTLFLRTLREDPADAEVASHRLLLRAGYIRRAAPGIYSWLPVGLKVLAKVENIIREEMDSIGAQEVHFPALLPKEPYEATNRWTEYGDGIFRLKDRKDADYLLAPTHEEMFTLLVKDLYNSYKDLPLNLYQIQTKYRDEARPRAGLLRGREFIMKDSYSFDIDDEGLDRSYQLHRAAYLRIFERLGLEVIPVAATAGAMGGSKSEEFLHPTEIGEDTFVVSDGGYAANVEAVSTVVPDDIDYSDAPGAEVRDTPDTPTIETLVAHANAALPREDREWTAADTLKNVVLAAVLPTGERELVVIGVPGDRNVDLKRIEANIGAHLSVGGEVTVEAATDEDLKKHPGLVKGYIGPGLSLDAAVLGSKGSTGLTYLVDPRIVSGTVWATGANVRGKHVFGLVASRDFCWDGVIESVEVKEGDPAPDGSGSLRTQRGIEMGHIFQLGRKYAEALHLKVLDQNGKLTTVTMGSYGVGVTRAVAALVESNRDEKGIVWPRNVSPADVHLVATGKGEEVFAAAEQLAKELDAHGIGVMYDDRPKVSPGVKFGDAELIGIPTIVVVGRGLAEGVVEVKDRASGTSENVVVAEVVDHLRALISG comes from the coding sequence GTGGTCCTTCGACTCTCCACCCTCTTCCTGCGCACCCTGCGCGAAGATCCTGCCGACGCTGAAGTCGCCAGTCACCGGCTGCTGTTGCGCGCAGGCTATATTCGCCGGGCAGCCCCGGGCATCTACAGTTGGCTGCCGGTGGGCCTTAAGGTCCTCGCGAAAGTGGAGAACATCATCCGCGAGGAGATGGATTCCATTGGTGCCCAGGAGGTCCACTTCCCCGCGTTGCTGCCCAAGGAACCCTATGAGGCCACGAACCGGTGGACGGAGTACGGAGACGGCATCTTCCGGTTGAAGGACCGCAAGGACGCGGACTACCTGCTGGCGCCCACGCACGAGGAAATGTTCACGCTCCTGGTCAAGGACCTGTACAACTCGTACAAGGACCTTCCACTGAACCTCTACCAGATCCAGACCAAGTACCGGGACGAGGCGCGCCCCCGGGCGGGACTCCTGCGCGGGCGTGAATTCATCATGAAGGATTCGTACTCCTTCGACATCGACGATGAAGGTCTGGACCGCAGCTACCAGCTGCACCGGGCGGCCTACCTCCGGATCTTCGAACGCCTGGGCCTCGAAGTTATACCTGTTGCCGCAACGGCCGGTGCTATGGGTGGTTCCAAGAGCGAGGAGTTCCTCCACCCGACGGAGATCGGTGAGGATACGTTCGTCGTGTCCGACGGCGGCTATGCAGCCAACGTCGAGGCCGTCAGTACCGTCGTGCCTGACGATATCGATTACTCGGACGCTCCTGGCGCCGAGGTGCGGGACACTCCTGACACTCCAACCATCGAGACCCTCGTAGCGCACGCCAACGCGGCCCTTCCGCGTGAAGACCGCGAATGGACGGCTGCCGACACCCTGAAGAACGTTGTCCTCGCCGCCGTCCTTCCCACGGGTGAGCGTGAACTTGTGGTCATCGGCGTGCCCGGAGACCGCAACGTTGACCTGAAGCGCATCGAGGCCAATATCGGCGCGCACCTCTCAGTGGGCGGCGAGGTCACCGTCGAGGCAGCTACGGATGAAGACCTGAAGAAGCACCCCGGGCTCGTCAAAGGCTACATTGGGCCCGGCCTGAGCCTCGATGCTGCAGTCCTCGGATCGAAGGGCTCAACCGGCCTCACCTACCTGGTGGATCCCCGCATCGTATCCGGAACCGTTTGGGCGACCGGCGCCAACGTCCGCGGCAAGCACGTCTTCGGGCTGGTGGCGAGCCGAGACTTCTGCTGGGACGGCGTGATCGAATCCGTCGAAGTGAAGGAGGGCGACCCCGCTCCTGACGGCTCCGGGTCCCTCCGCACTCAACGGGGGATCGAGATGGGTCACATCTTCCAGCTTGGACGCAAATACGCGGAGGCGCTGCATCTGAAGGTGCTGGACCAGAACGGCAAACTCACCACGGTGACCATGGGCTCCTACGGAGTCGGCGTGACCCGGGCGGTGGCCGCGCTCGTTGAATCCAACCGGGACGAGAAGGGTATTGTCTGGCCGCGGAACGTCTCGCCGGCGGATGTTCACCTGGTGGCCACGGGTAAGGGCGAGGAGGTCTTCGCTGCCGCGGAGCAGCTCGCGAAGGAACTCGATGCCCACGGTATCGGCGTGATGTATGACGACCGTCCCAAGGTGTCGCCCGGAGTGAAGTTCGGCGACGCGGAACTGATCGGTATTCCCACTATCGTCGTTGTTGGCCGCGGACTGGCAGAGGGTGTTGTCGAAGTGAAGGACCGCGCGTCCGGGACGAGCGAGAACGTGGTGGTTGCCGAGGTCGTCGATCACCTCCGTGCGTTGATCAGCGGCTAA
- a CDS encoding DUF4439 domain-containing protein, with translation MKPSAAAAARSETPGNGGGGALRRMLRGVLLILVLVLVAGIGLVIGRESPGPQLSASQQALANSATSADDLAAAARSIAGSATGDEAESYSMLAELLELHAAALRPAASAYPTRSPDASPITEPAAGSPSAVAEPKTAPEFLADLTASFTAAFDAAATVEAGAARLLASVGTSQWLQARSLAKGLDVEVPPAPVADVEYDDDAPSCAQDATFEADADLNGTRSAVLAEHRTAYAYQVVAARSAEPQPYLSGVAGHESAAAVGSAILADRCVAEPLPAGAYALDRTFLADPDAALQNLELALVGTYADLVGVSAPGAARDWALTRLTETAQRSAGAAEGAAGLGKFPGIHPSLHPKRPEVVADAD, from the coding sequence GTGAAGCCTTCCGCGGCGGCCGCTGCCCGCTCCGAGACCCCCGGTAACGGTGGTGGCGGAGCACTACGCCGGATGTTGCGTGGTGTGCTTCTGATCCTGGTGCTGGTGCTGGTCGCCGGCATCGGGCTGGTCATCGGCCGGGAGTCTCCGGGGCCGCAGCTGAGCGCCAGCCAACAGGCGCTCGCGAACAGTGCGACATCAGCAGACGATCTTGCTGCGGCTGCCCGATCCATCGCGGGGTCCGCCACCGGCGACGAGGCTGAGTCCTACTCCATGCTCGCCGAGCTTCTCGAACTGCACGCTGCGGCGCTGCGACCGGCCGCATCCGCCTATCCGACCCGCTCGCCGGATGCTTCCCCGATTACGGAACCGGCTGCCGGATCCCCGTCAGCCGTCGCTGAGCCGAAGACCGCGCCCGAATTCCTGGCTGACCTGACGGCTTCCTTCACGGCCGCTTTCGACGCCGCGGCCACGGTGGAGGCCGGCGCCGCGCGATTGCTGGCGTCGGTGGGTACTTCGCAGTGGCTGCAAGCACGCAGTCTCGCCAAGGGTCTGGACGTGGAAGTTCCACCGGCGCCGGTGGCGGACGTGGAGTACGACGACGACGCCCCGTCGTGCGCACAGGACGCGACGTTCGAAGCCGATGCGGACCTGAACGGTACGCGTTCGGCGGTCCTGGCTGAGCACCGCACTGCCTACGCGTACCAGGTCGTTGCCGCGCGGTCGGCTGAGCCGCAGCCCTATCTGTCCGGAGTGGCAGGGCACGAGTCCGCGGCTGCAGTCGGCTCCGCGATCCTGGCTGACCGCTGCGTAGCTGAGCCACTCCCTGCCGGTGCCTACGCCCTGGACCGCACATTCCTCGCTGACCCTGACGCCGCCCTGCAGAACCTGGAGCTAGCGCTCGTTGGAACTTACGCGGACCTGGTGGGAGTCAGCGCGCCCGGCGCTGCCCGCGACTGGGCACTCACCCGGCTGACGGAAACGGCGCAGCGTTCCGCCGGCGCCGCTGAAGGCGCCGCCGGGCTCGGGAAGTTTCCGGGGATCCATCCGAGTCTCCACCCGAAGCGGCCGGAAGTCGTCGCAGACGCAGACTAG